A genomic window from Desulfuromonas sp. includes:
- a CDS encoding DNA helicase UvrD has product MRCRPWAMRSPAVTPLSTRSTFTKPADIAISPVSVASTNGMTGRSGRCVVTDKLPPSDLRARQDALDPERSFIVQAPAGSGKTELLIQRILGLLTTVQKPEEVLAITFTRKAAAEMQDRLLAALVQASTEPEPVEDYRRQTWQRARRVLQQDQRLDWNLIQNPSRLQIMTIDSFCSSLSRQMPWLARLGEQPGIAEDAEALYRQAAENLLLKLESDSPASRHIETVLRQIDNHLVNLRSLIISMLAKRDQWIRHIIYESDGSRGLLEESLGRYVDGVISDCSSLFGPELRSELTAMALYAAENLDAAGGVNSLTSFIGYGGDLTEGGLCRAQWVELSGLLLTGKGQLRKQVTVRDGFPADKTEPAARMKERMLALLEQLASDASFLPALQWIRKLPYSQYQERQWLVLQSLVRLLPLAVIELREVFRAAGQIDFIEVAGSARLALGSVETPEDLLLQLDATINHILVDEYQDTSYTQYDLLQKLTAGWQPDDGRTLFIVGDPMQSIYRFREADVGLFLKAVKDGIGPVRLEPLALSSNFRSQGSLVAWHNRTFAPLFAPAGDILTGAVPYTRATEINRHISAQPVHFTCFAGRDDASEAEKILAIIRTAQDRDPDGSIAILVRSRNHLEETIKILKKNSIHYQAQDLDQLGDRPVAHDLAALTRALLHPADNVAWFSVLRAPWCGVSLNDLLVLSGENLLLQRILSDQPQFEMFETLSAEGTRALSRLRQVVNTALDKKGRVGLRQLVESTWLQLGGPAVLDQAGLADAARVFNLLDELDYGGGLESFESLADGLRKLFASPDPLAGPQLQIMTIHKAKGLEFDTVIVPGLGRSPRGDDKQLLRWLEHPDYGLMLAPVPPAGDDEDDIYRAIGDIQKLRASHETLRLFYVAATRARNELHLLGHVRESGGEFRPEANSLLDAIWPTVEDSVEIITTEPQADAGIRNAVIRRLSPDWQLPEMPDAVDVTDRSTITASEIGDKTVYASSRFSLRSEEGRIIGTTVHSWLEKAARHGLTESCIEKLPPDISSELNIQGIPADRLQPCTDRVISCLRNTLASERGRWILGNHRASESELELSGMINNQLVHASVDRTFIDDDIRWVIDYKTSAPGKGMQREDFLDNEVEAYETQIRTYMDLFRCIDIDREIRGALYFPAIDAWREVT; this is encoded by the coding sequence ATGCGCTGCCGGCCCTGGGCGATGCGTTCACCAGCGGTGACGCCTCTGTCGACCCGGTCGACGTTCACAAAACCTGCCGATATTGCGATCTCACCAGTCTCTGTCGCATCCACGAACGGAATGACTGGCCGCTCTGGGAGGTGCGTTGTGACTGACAAGCTGCCGCCTTCAGACCTCCGGGCGCGCCAGGATGCCCTGGACCCGGAGCGATCTTTTATTGTCCAGGCCCCGGCCGGGTCGGGCAAGACCGAGCTGCTCATCCAGCGCATTCTCGGGCTGCTGACGACGGTTCAAAAACCGGAAGAGGTCCTGGCCATTACCTTCACCAGGAAAGCTGCGGCTGAGATGCAAGACCGTCTTCTCGCAGCTCTTGTGCAGGCCTCCACCGAACCTGAACCGGTTGAAGATTATCGACGGCAGACCTGGCAGCGCGCCCGACGCGTACTGCAGCAGGACCAGCGGCTCGACTGGAACCTGATACAGAACCCGTCGCGGCTGCAGATCATGACAATCGACAGCTTCTGTTCTTCGTTGTCGCGCCAGATGCCCTGGCTTGCCCGCCTTGGCGAACAACCCGGCATTGCTGAAGATGCTGAGGCGCTGTATCGGCAGGCTGCGGAAAACCTGTTATTGAAACTTGAATCCGATTCGCCGGCCAGCCGCCATATCGAAACCGTTTTGCGCCAGATCGATAATCATCTGGTCAATCTTCGTTCCCTTATTATTTCAATGCTGGCAAAACGGGATCAGTGGATCCGGCATATCATTTACGAAAGCGATGGGTCGCGCGGTCTTCTTGAAGAGAGTCTGGGACGTTATGTCGACGGTGTCATCAGTGATTGCAGCAGTCTGTTCGGTCCTGAACTGAGAAGCGAATTGACTGCCATGGCCCTGTATGCCGCCGAAAATCTTGATGCCGCCGGAGGTGTGAACAGCCTTACATCGTTTATCGGTTACGGGGGCGACCTGACCGAGGGGGGATTGTGCCGGGCCCAGTGGGTTGAATTATCCGGCTTGCTTTTGACCGGCAAGGGCCAGCTCCGCAAACAGGTTACCGTGCGTGACGGTTTTCCGGCCGACAAAACCGAACCGGCCGCTCGCATGAAAGAGCGGATGCTTGCGCTGCTGGAGCAGCTGGCGAGCGACGCCTCTTTTTTGCCGGCACTTCAATGGATAAGAAAACTGCCCTATTCACAGTACCAGGAAAGGCAATGGCTGGTGCTGCAATCGCTGGTTCGGCTTCTGCCGCTTGCGGTTATCGAGTTGCGTGAAGTTTTCCGCGCCGCCGGCCAGATCGATTTTATCGAAGTCGCCGGCTCGGCCCGGCTGGCGCTCGGTTCGGTTGAAACGCCGGAAGATCTGTTGCTGCAACTCGATGCAACGATTAACCATATTCTTGTCGACGAATACCAGGACACCTCTTATACCCAGTACGATCTGCTGCAGAAACTGACCGCCGGCTGGCAACCGGACGACGGGCGGACCCTGTTCATCGTCGGCGATCCGATGCAGTCAATTTATCGTTTCCGCGAAGCTGATGTCGGCCTTTTCCTGAAAGCGGTAAAAGATGGAATCGGACCGGTCCGGCTCGAACCTCTCGCACTGAGCAGCAATTTTCGTTCGCAAGGGAGTCTGGTGGCCTGGCACAACCGGACCTTTGCGCCGTTGTTTGCACCAGCCGGTGACATCCTGACCGGCGCCGTCCCCTATACCCGGGCAACAGAAATAAACAGGCACATATCGGCGCAACCGGTCCATTTTACCTGTTTCGCCGGCAGGGACGATGCCAGCGAAGCCGAGAAGATCCTGGCGATCATCAGGACGGCCCAGGATAGAGACCCGGACGGCTCAATCGCCATCCTGGTCCGGTCGCGCAATCATCTCGAGGAAACGATAAAGATCCTCAAGAAGAACAGCATACACTACCAGGCCCAGGATCTTGATCAGCTGGGAGATCGTCCGGTTGCACATGACCTCGCCGCGTTAACCAGGGCGCTGCTGCATCCTGCCGACAATGTCGCATGGTTCAGTGTTCTGCGTGCCCCCTGGTGCGGCGTGTCGCTGAACGATCTGCTGGTTCTCTCCGGAGAGAATCTGCTGCTGCAGCGAATCCTTTCCGACCAGCCGCAATTCGAGATGTTCGAAACATTGAGTGCAGAAGGAACCAGGGCATTGTCTCGGCTACGGCAGGTTGTCAACACTGCCCTCGATAAAAAAGGCCGGGTCGGGTTGCGGCAACTGGTTGAATCAACCTGGTTGCAGCTCGGAGGGCCGGCGGTCCTCGATCAAGCCGGGCTGGCCGATGCCGCACGGGTCTTCAATCTCCTCGATGAACTTGATTATGGCGGCGGCCTCGAGAGCTTCGAATCTCTGGCTGACGGGCTACGCAAACTGTTCGCGTCACCCGACCCCCTGGCCGGTCCGCAACTGCAGATCATGACAATTCACAAGGCCAAGGGTCTTGAATTTGATACGGTTATTGTTCCCGGTCTTGGCCGTTCGCCCCGCGGCGACGATAAGCAGTTGTTGCGCTGGCTTGAACATCCCGATTACGGGTTGATGCTGGCCCCGGTCCCGCCGGCCGGAGATGATGAAGACGATATCTATCGCGCCATTGGCGATATCCAGAAACTTCGGGCCAGCCACGAAACGCTGCGACTGTTCTATGTTGCTGCGACCCGGGCCAGGAACGAACTGCATCTGCTAGGCCATGTCAGGGAGTCCGGCGGAGAGTTTCGACCTGAGGCAAACAGTCTGCTTGATGCGATTTGGCCGACCGTCGAAGACAGCGTGGAAATCATTACAACCGAACCGCAAGCCGATGCCGGTATTCGCAATGCGGTCATTCGACGATTGTCGCCGGACTGGCAACTGCCGGAAATGCCTGATGCGGTTGACGTCACCGATCGCAGCACGATAACCGCTTCGGAAATAGGCGACAAGACCGTTTACGCCAGCAGCCGATTTTCACTGCGCAGCGAAGAGGGACGCATCATCGGGACCACGGTTCACAGCTGGCTTGAAAAAGCGGCCAGGCATGGGCTGACAGAATCCTGTATTGAGAAGTTGCCCCCTGATATCAGCAGTGAACTCAATATTCAGGGCATTCCGGCCGACCGGTTGCAGCCATGTACCGACAGGGTCATCTCCTGCCTCCGCAACACCCTCGCCAGTGAACGCGGCAGATGGATCCTTGGCAACCATCGCGCAAGTGAATCTGAGCTTGAATTGAGCGGCATGATCAATAATCAACTGGTTCACGCTTCAGTCGATCGCACCTTTATCGATGACGATATCCGCTGGGTCATCGATTACAAGACAAGCGCCCCGGGCAAGGGGATGCAAAGGGAAGATTTCCTCGATAATGAGGTGGAGGCATACGAAACACAGATCAGAACCTATATGGACCTTTTCCGCTGTATTGATATCGACAGGGAGATCCGGGGCGCACTTTATTTCCCGGCAATCGATGCCTGGCGGGAAGTTACTTAG
- the bioD gene encoding dethiobiotin synthase — MAAAKGVFVTGTDTGVGKSVVAAALAHYLRHQGINVGVMKPIESGVADPEQPGPDAVMLQTAAGTDDPVDMISPYRLNEPLAPAVAAQRAGVKIVPAHIIDQYHELCSRHDFIIVEGAGGLMVPIAGGILIADLAKQMDLPLLVVTRPNLGTINHTFLTVFSARQMQLPVAGYIINRMPANPDAASETAPHTLSSLISADLLGVLPDIEGVSQSDLVKLVAAEIETSPALGLLHANLQISL, encoded by the coding sequence ATGGCTGCTGCTAAAGGTGTATTCGTAACCGGCACCGATACCGGCGTCGGGAAATCTGTGGTTGCGGCAGCTCTCGCCCACTATCTACGCCACCAGGGAATCAATGTCGGCGTCATGAAGCCGATAGAGAGCGGAGTTGCCGACCCGGAACAACCGGGTCCGGATGCCGTCATGCTGCAGACTGCCGCCGGGACGGATGATCCGGTCGACATGATATCTCCCTATCGTCTTAATGAACCCCTGGCGCCGGCAGTTGCAGCGCAAAGAGCCGGGGTCAAAATCGTCCCGGCCCATATCATCGATCAATATCACGAGCTGTGCAGTCGGCACGATTTTATCATTGTCGAAGGTGCCGGCGGCCTGATGGTTCCGATTGCTGGCGGAATCCTGATAGCCGACCTGGCAAAGCAGATGGACCTGCCCCTGCTGGTCGTAACCCGACCAAATCTCGGCACCATCAACCATACCTTTCTGACGGTATTTTCAGCCAGGCAAATGCAGCTGCCGGTTGCCGGCTACATCATAAACCGGATGCCGGCAAACCCCGATGCGGCCTCCGAGACGGCACCACACACCCTCTCTTCGCTCATATCGGCCGATCTGCTCGGCGTCCTGCCCGACATCGAGGGCGTATCGCAAAGCGACCTGGTCAAGCTTGTTGCGGCCGAGATAGAGACCTCCCCTGCTCTTGGCCTGCTGCATGCCAACCTGCAGATCAGTCTTTGA
- the bioB gene encoding biotin synthase BioB yields MLELAEHIISGERLKADQAERILSARGAELTAVLAGAHRIKEFHFKDRIELCSIINAKSGRCAENCAFCAQSVHADTDTPVYPLKSKEEIVAGAMDADREGSHCYGIVTSGTRVQPGAEFESILSAISEIKKKTAIDPSASLGILTPETARALAEAGCVTYHHNLETARSFFPQICTTHDYEDDVQTVRIAKDAGMKVCCGGIFGLGESTAQRFELAETIRDLDVDSVPLNFLNPIRGTRLQDAANLTPMDCLRVIALFRYALPDKRISVCGGREPNLRDFQSWIVMAGASGTMIGNYLTTSGRKREDDLQMLRDAEVQTDGCC; encoded by the coding sequence ATGCTGGAATTGGCTGAACATATCATATCAGGAGAGCGACTGAAGGCAGATCAGGCTGAAAGAATACTCTCTGCCAGAGGGGCTGAATTGACGGCCGTACTCGCCGGCGCTCATCGGATCAAGGAGTTTCACTTCAAGGACAGGATTGAACTTTGCTCAATCATCAACGCCAAATCGGGTCGTTGTGCTGAAAACTGCGCTTTTTGTGCGCAATCTGTCCACGCTGACACCGATACTCCTGTCTATCCCCTGAAATCGAAAGAGGAGATTGTTGCTGGCGCCATGGACGCAGATCGTGAGGGTTCCCATTGCTACGGCATCGTTACAAGCGGCACCCGGGTGCAGCCGGGTGCCGAATTCGAATCTATTCTTTCGGCCATCAGTGAAATCAAAAAGAAAACCGCAATTGACCCGTCGGCCTCACTCGGAATTCTTACTCCCGAGACGGCCAGGGCCCTGGCCGAGGCCGGATGCGTCACCTACCACCACAATCTCGAGACGGCACGCTCCTTCTTTCCGCAAATCTGTACAACCCATGACTATGAAGATGACGTGCAGACGGTCCGGATTGCCAAGGATGCCGGCATGAAGGTCTGTTGTGGCGGCATCTTCGGACTCGGCGAGTCAACCGCGCAGCGTTTCGAATTGGCCGAAACGATTCGTGATCTTGATGTTGATTCGGTACCGCTGAATTTCCTGAATCCGATCCGGGGAACCCGGTTACAGGATGCCGCCAACCTGACACCAATGGACTGCCTCCGGGTTATTGCCCTTTTCCGATATGCACTCCCCGACAAAAGGATCAGCGTATGCGGTGGCCGTGAACCGAACCTTCGTGATTTTCAGTCGTGGATTGTCATGGCCGGTGCGAGTGGAACCATGATTGGCAATTACCTGACAACAAGCGGCCGCAAGCGGGAGGATGATTTGCAAATGCTCAGGGATGCCGAGGTGCAAACAGATGGCTGCTGCTAA
- a CDS encoding XRE family transcriptional regulator, translated as MVKKLIGKKLKTTRLKNDMTIQDLSASSKVSSNMISRIERGLTIPSVEILMKLANAFGMSINFFVEEASAGSTTVYTRKGEGQPIFFFEDKHQITSLTHGLRDPNFAVFYDTLEKDCTSGEGGMIHTGEEFALVLRGSLAFDIDGERFVLDEGDSITFKASLPHRWQNVYDGQTVVMWVVSPAPNVAQ; from the coding sequence ATGGTAAAAAAACTAATTGGCAAAAAACTGAAGACAACGCGCCTGAAAAATGACATGACTATTCAGGATTTATCTGCGTCTTCCAAGGTTTCATCAAATATGATCTCAAGAATCGAACGGGGTTTGACTATTCCCTCGGTCGAGATCCTGATGAAACTTGCCAATGCGTTTGGAATGAGCATCAATTTTTTTGTTGAAGAAGCTTCCGCCGGGTCGACGACTGTTTATACCCGAAAAGGAGAAGGCCAACCGATATTCTTCTTCGAGGATAAGCACCAGATCACCAGCCTGACGCATGGCTTGCGCGATCCGAACTTTGCAGTATTTTACGATACGCTCGAAAAGGACTGCACGAGCGGCGAGGGGGGGATGATTCATACCGGTGAAGAGTTTGCTCTTGTCCTGAGAGGGAGCCTGGCCTTCGATATTGATGGCGAACGATTTGTTCTCGATGAAGGGGATTCCATCACCTTCAAGGCATCGCTGCCGCATCGCTGGCAAAATGTTTATGATGGTCAAACCGTTGTCATGTGGGTCGTTTCACCAGCTCCCAATGTTGCGCAATAG
- a CDS encoding XRE family transcriptional regulator, giving the protein MRIKKIVGKKLKAIRLKSDMTIQELADLSNVSSNMISRIERGLTIPSVEILMKLAEVFDKSINYFVEEVKATNEVVFSSPGQRDKTVYDDAHNMHTESFTSGLRDPQFMSFYCTVKKNGTSGDKNMYHPGDELIYVLEGTLQVDIADEKHILNAGDSLCFKSHLPHRWDNIGDDDARVIWTLSPFTTI; this is encoded by the coding sequence ATGCGGATCAAGAAAATCGTAGGCAAAAAACTCAAGGCGATACGGCTTAAAAGCGACATGACAATCCAGGAACTGGCCGACCTGTCTAATGTTTCTTCAAACATGATCTCGCGGATCGAACGCGGGTTGACGATCCCTTCGGTTGAAATCCTGATGAAACTGGCCGAGGTTTTCGATAAAAGTATCAACTATTTTGTCGAGGAAGTGAAAGCAACCAACGAGGTGGTTTTTTCATCACCGGGGCAGCGAGACAAAACAGTTTACGACGACGCCCACAACATGCACACGGAATCATTTACTTCAGGTTTGCGCGACCCGCAATTCATGTCCTTTTACTGCACCGTCAAGAAGAATGGGACAAGTGGCGACAAGAACATGTACCACCCCGGTGACGAATTGATTTATGTCCTTGAGGGAACCCTGCAAGTCGACATTGCCGATGAAAAACATATCCTGAATGCCGGAGATTCACTCTGCTTCAAATCGCATCTTCCACATCGCTGGGACAATATCGGCGACGACGACGCCAGGGTCATCTGGACACTCTCGCCATTCACAACTATCTGA
- a CDS encoding integration host factor subunit beta, with protein sequence MNKSELVEALSNEKNLTYKKSEEIVNIIFDSMSETLSEGGRIEIRGFGSFIVKDYKAYMGRNPKTGEIINVNPKKLPFFKVGKELKEMVDR encoded by the coding sequence ATGAATAAATCTGAACTTGTTGAAGCCTTATCCAACGAAAAAAATCTCACTTACAAAAAGTCGGAAGAAATTGTCAATATAATCTTTGATTCAATGTCTGAAACGCTGTCCGAGGGTGGAAGGATTGAAATACGCGGTTTTGGCAGTTTTATTGTCAAGGATTACAAAGCCTACATGGGCAGGAACCCGAAAACCGGTGAGATCATCAATGTCAATCCGAAGAAGCTCCCGTTCTTCAAGGTCGGCAAGGAATTAAAAGAGATGGTTGACCGGTAA
- a CDS encoding gamma carbonic anhydrase family protein, producing the protein MQIDYAGTSPVIDETALLLPTATIIGDVVIGKDSSVWFQVVIRGDVNHIRIGDRTNIQDGSVIHVTNKTHPTVIGNDVTIGHNVTLHGCTIGNRCLIGIGAIVLDGAEIGSDSLVAAGSVVAPGTVIPPGSLALGSPARIKRQLSDKEIAHLQQSADNYLEYKKSYSGRL; encoded by the coding sequence ATGCAAATCGATTACGCTGGCACATCGCCGGTTATTGATGAAACAGCACTGCTCCTGCCAACGGCGACGATTATCGGTGACGTTGTGATCGGCAAAGATTCCAGCGTCTGGTTTCAGGTCGTTATCCGGGGCGATGTTAATCATATCAGAATCGGGGACCGGACAAATATTCAGGACGGTTCCGTCATCCATGTAACGAACAAGACCCATCCGACCGTCATCGGCAACGATGTCACTATCGGCCATAATGTTACGTTGCATGGTTGCACAATCGGCAATCGCTGCCTGATTGGTATCGGGGCGATCGTTCTCGATGGTGCTGAAATCGGCTCAGATTCTCTGGTTGCCGCCGGCTCGGTTGTCGCTCCCGGAACCGTGATTCCGCCCGGCTCTCTGGCCCTTGGCTCACCCGCAAGGATAAAGAGACAACTGAGCGACAAGGAAATTGCGCACCTGCAACAGTCGGCTGATAACTATCTCGAATACAAAAAGTCTTATTCCGGGCGGCTGTGA
- a CDS encoding Na/Pi cotransporter, with the protein MDKDLIFGLVGGLGMFLFGMKIMSEGLQKIAGNRIRKILAALTNNRFIGMLVGLAVTAIVQSSSATTVMVVGFVNAGLMSLVQSIGVVLGANIGTTVTAQLIAFKITKYALPAIGIGAGLKLFSKSKKWVYIGEIMLGFGILFFGLSVMKHAFDPVKGSEAFQAIFLHVGDNPLLGVLIGAILTVIVQSSSATIGITLALATSGLLTFEASVALILGENIGTTITANLAAIGTNLAARRTALAHFLFNFLGTAYLLILLPYYMEFISYITAPLVGGPADFVVQTAEQAAAIGAAIGDKPYIARYIANTHTMFNLVNVLVFLPFVGILAKVSTMIIPGIDEEVDFHLKYLDNRVLNTPPIALGQARSETKRMAQIALKNYDRTMQFIKEGDLKRVQKLQEREDLLDIMQKEITDFLVSLSQRSIAEDTSKEVASLMHMVNDIERVGDHCENLWRLGQRRIEEKVPFSEMALNELDEISGHTRDFLNYVITAMEEGPSEDTFEKSEEMEDQVDNMERSLRNNHISRLNTGECAVLSGLIFIDMLHNFEKIGDHTFNLAEAVVGKK; encoded by the coding sequence ATGGACAAGGATCTGATCTTCGGTTTGGTCGGCGGCCTCGGGATGTTTCTTTTCGGTATGAAGATCATGTCGGAAGGGTTGCAGAAAATCGCCGGCAACCGCATCCGCAAGATCCTGGCAGCTTTGACCAATAACCGTTTCATCGGCATGCTGGTCGGCCTCGCGGTTACCGCTATTGTCCAGTCCTCAAGTGCGACAACCGTCATGGTTGTCGGCTTCGTCAATGCCGGGCTGATGTCGCTGGTCCAGTCAATCGGCGTTGTTCTCGGAGCGAATATCGGTACGACGGTCACCGCACAGTTGATCGCGTTTAAAATCACCAAATACGCGCTTCCGGCAATCGGTATCGGCGCCGGCCTCAAGTTATTCTCGAAAAGTAAAAAGTGGGTCTATATCGGAGAAATAATGCTCGGCTTCGGTATTCTTTTCTTCGGGCTGTCGGTAATGAAGCATGCCTTCGACCCGGTGAAGGGGAGTGAGGCCTTCCAGGCGATATTTCTGCATGTCGGTGACAATCCCCTGCTTGGTGTTTTAATCGGTGCCATCCTGACGGTTATCGTGCAAAGCAGTAGCGCCACCATCGGCATTACCCTGGCCCTTGCGACCAGTGGCCTGTTGACCTTTGAAGCCAGCGTAGCCCTGATCCTCGGCGAGAATATCGGAACCACGATCACGGCAAATCTGGCGGCAATCGGCACCAACCTGGCAGCCCGGCGGACCGCCCTTGCACATTTTTTATTCAATTTTCTCGGCACGGCCTACCTGCTGATTCTGTTGCCATATTATATGGAATTTATCAGTTATATTACCGCCCCTCTGGTCGGCGGGCCGGCCGACTTCGTCGTCCAGACGGCCGAGCAGGCAGCTGCAATCGGCGCCGCAATCGGCGATAAGCCCTATATCGCCCGCTACATTGCAAACACCCATACCATGTTCAACCTCGTGAATGTTCTTGTCTTCCTGCCGTTTGTCGGGATTTTGGCAAAGGTTTCGACGATGATAATCCCGGGCATTGACGAGGAAGTTGATTTCCATCTCAAGTATCTCGACAACCGTGTCCTGAATACGCCGCCGATCGCCCTCGGCCAGGCCCGTTCCGAAACCAAACGGATGGCCCAGATTGCCTTGAAGAACTACGACCGGACCATGCAGTTCATTAAAGAAGGGGATCTGAAGCGGGTGCAAAAACTTCAGGAACGGGAAGACCTGCTCGACATCATGCAGAAAGAGATCACCGATTTCCTGGTTTCCCTGTCGCAGCGGTCGATTGCCGAAGACACCTCAAAAGAGGTCGCTTCGCTGATGCATATGGTTAATGACATCGAACGGGTTGGTGACCACTGTGAGAATCTCTGGCGCCTTGGCCAGCGGCGCATTGAAGAGAAGGTGCCGTTCTCGGAAATGGCCCTGAACGAACTGGATGAGATATCGGGGCATACCCGGGATTTCCTCAACTATGTGATTACCGCCATGGAAGAGGGTCCATCAGAGGATACCTTTGAAAAATCCGAGGAGATGGAGGATCAGGTTGACAACATGGAGCGATCCCTGCGCAATAACCACATCAGTCGTCTTAACACCGGTGAATGCGCAGTCCTCTCCGGCTTGATCTTTATCGATATGCTGCATAATTTCGAAAAGATAGGTGATCATACGTTCAACCTGGCGGAAGCGGTTGTCGGGAAGAAATAG
- a CDS encoding exopolyphosphatase, translating to MVHASIDVGSNTVRLLIGEVVAGQIRPSHYERYITRLKGGQTDKGLAPEAMERTLHALSRCSDTIRRYQVESVIAFGTEALRTASNATQFIDNVKRRLNLDLQIISGEHEARTSAAGVLSALQPCPESAIIIDIGGGSTEFIIVEQGKVVFQKSTPLGVVRIAEAPDSDDRSSFIGRAVESLKRVIAAQGFEPQLLNPSIAFVGTAGTITTLAAMDMEMAEYDWRKVNNHQMHLDRIIRFRNRLAPLTTSQREAIPGMEKGRGDLIIPGIDIVLELMSTYRKKTLTISDFGLLEGILLQMADPAAFH from the coding sequence ATAGTGCACGCCTCGATTGATGTCGGATCGAATACCGTACGCCTGCTGATCGGCGAGGTTGTTGCCGGTCAAATCAGACCATCGCACTACGAGAGATATATCACCCGCCTCAAAGGTGGCCAAACGGATAAGGGTCTTGCTCCGGAGGCAATGGAGCGGACCCTTCATGCTTTAAGCCGTTGCAGCGATACAATTCGGCGTTATCAGGTCGAGAGCGTTATAGCGTTCGGTACCGAAGCCTTGCGTACAGCTTCGAACGCCACACAATTCATCGATAATGTTAAACGGAGATTGAACCTCGACCTGCAGATCATCAGCGGAGAACATGAAGCAAGAACCAGCGCCGCCGGCGTTCTGTCAGCGCTTCAACCCTGCCCGGAGTCGGCCATAATCATCGACATCGGAGGCGGCAGCACCGAATTCATAATCGTTGAACAGGGCAAGGTTGTTTTTCAGAAAAGCACTCCTCTCGGCGTTGTCCGGATCGCTGAGGCTCCGGACAGCGATGACCGGTCAAGCTTCATCGGCCGCGCAGTGGAATCATTAAAGCGCGTAATTGCAGCGCAGGGGTTTGAACCGCAGCTGCTGAACCCCTCGATTGCTTTTGTCGGCACGGCGGGAACGATTACGACCCTGGCCGCCATGGACATGGAAATGGCAGAATATGACTGGCGAAAAGTCAACAATCACCAGATGCATCTTGACCGAATTATCCGTTTCAGAAACAGACTTGCCCCGTTAACAACTTCACAACGTGAAGCAATCCCCGGCATGGAAAAGGGGAGAGGCGACCTGATTATCCCGGGCATCGATATCGTCCTTGAATTGATGTCGACTTATCGTAAAAAAACTTTAACTATCAGTGATTTCGGTCTTCTCGAAGGGATCCTTTTGCAAATGGCAGATCCTGCCGCATTTCATTGA